The Mycolicibacterium mageritense genome contains a region encoding:
- a CDS encoding DUF5313 domain-containing protein, which translates to MATDRPSPLQHLAYAYGKRLPDTMRAWVAQDLAGDGAVRRHMIRMAIPPLIVLAPFWLLPASLYVHLEMTVPIYIWALLMALALNKIWRRHRLAQHSLDPNLVDVIQRRKDAQIHEDYIRRFGPRPESAAAQSNSSPF; encoded by the coding sequence ATGGCCACCGACCGCCCCAGCCCGCTGCAGCACCTCGCCTACGCATACGGCAAGCGCCTGCCCGACACGATGCGCGCCTGGGTTGCCCAGGATCTCGCGGGCGACGGCGCGGTGCGCAGGCACATGATCCGCATGGCGATTCCGCCGCTGATCGTCCTCGCTCCGTTCTGGCTGTTGCCCGCGTCGCTGTACGTCCACCTCGAGATGACGGTGCCGATCTACATCTGGGCACTGCTCATGGCGCTCGCCCTCAACAAGATCTGGCGCAGGCACCGGCTGGCCCAACACAGCCTGGATCCGAATCTGGTCGACGTGATCCAGCGCCGGAAGGATGCGCAGATCCACGAGGACTACATCCGCCGGTTCGGTCCGCGTCCCGAATCCGCGGCCGCCCAGTCGAACAGCAGCCCGTTCTAA
- a CDS encoding sugar phosphate isomerase/epimerase family protein has product MRIALDPTPFHHSHSLLEFPRVVAELGYEWLQLTPHRDFIPFFNHPRADDALVASFRKACVEAGVGIASVLPVLRWSSPDPDAREAAVRYWKRVIEITVDLGVNVINTEFSGRPEKAEESERAFFRSMEELLPIFEREGIDVRIDPHPDDFVEDGVEAVRIIRGLNSPNVGFVFVACHAFHMGANMAEIMAAAGERLRLVHVADTMDHRASHGLRYITNPPGNPVRVHQHLKIGDGDIDWDEFFAGLAGLGFYDRDDTVMVSSVFAENENAAEVSRYQLATMTDYVQKYR; this is encoded by the coding sequence ATGAGGATTGCGTTGGATCCGACGCCGTTTCATCATTCGCACTCGTTGTTGGAGTTTCCGCGGGTGGTGGCGGAGTTGGGGTATGAGTGGTTGCAGTTGACGCCGCATCGGGATTTCATTCCGTTCTTCAACCATCCCCGCGCCGATGACGCGTTGGTGGCGTCATTCCGCAAGGCGTGTGTCGAGGCGGGGGTGGGGATCGCGTCGGTGTTGCCGGTGTTGCGGTGGTCGAGCCCGGATCCCGATGCCCGGGAGGCGGCGGTGCGGTACTGGAAGCGCGTCATCGAGATCACGGTGGATCTCGGGGTCAATGTGATCAACACCGAGTTCTCCGGGCGTCCGGAGAAAGCCGAGGAGTCTGAGCGGGCGTTCTTCCGGTCCATGGAGGAGTTGTTGCCGATCTTCGAGCGTGAGGGCATCGATGTGCGTATCGATCCGCATCCCGACGATTTCGTCGAGGACGGTGTGGAGGCCGTGCGGATCATCCGGGGGTTGAATTCGCCGAATGTGGGCTTTGTGTTTGTCGCGTGCCACGCTTTCCACATGGGGGCGAACATGGCCGAGATCATGGCCGCGGCGGGGGAGCGGCTGCGGTTGGTGCATGTGGCCGACACGATGGATCATCGTGCGTCGCATGGGTTGCGCTACATCACCAATCCGCCGGGTAATCCGGTGCGGGTGCATCAGCATCTCAAGATCGGTGATGGGGACATCGACTGGGACGAGTTCTTCGCCGGCTTGGCGGGGTTGGGGTTTTATGATCGTGATGACACGGTGATGGTGTCGAGTGTGTTCGCGGAGAACGAGAACGCCGCGGAGGTGTCGCGCTACCAGTTGGCCACCATGACCGATTACGTCCAGAAGTACCGGTAA
- the crp gene encoding cAMP-activated global transcriptional regulator CRP, translated as MDEVLARAGIFQGVQPSAVAALAKQLEPVSFSRGQVVFTEGEPGDTLFIITTGKVKIGRKTADGRESLITLMGPSDMFGELAIFDPGPRTSTVTALTDVQAVTMDRNALRSWIADEPEIAEQLLRVLARRLRRTNDNLSDLIFTDVPGRVAKQLLHLAQRFGTREGNSLRVDHELTQEEIAQLVGSSRETVNKALADFAQRGWIRVQGKSILIDNAELLARRAKR; from the coding sequence ATGGACGAGGTTCTGGCCCGGGCAGGCATCTTCCAAGGCGTACAACCAAGCGCTGTTGCCGCTCTCGCCAAACAGTTGGAACCCGTGTCGTTTTCCCGCGGGCAGGTTGTGTTCACCGAAGGAGAGCCCGGCGACACCCTGTTCATCATCACCACGGGCAAAGTGAAGATCGGGCGCAAGACGGCCGACGGCCGCGAGAGCCTGATCACGCTCATGGGACCGTCGGACATGTTCGGCGAACTGGCGATTTTCGATCCGGGTCCGCGCACCTCGACCGTGACGGCCCTGACCGACGTGCAGGCCGTGACGATGGATCGCAATGCGTTGCGCAGCTGGATCGCCGATGAACCCGAGATCGCCGAGCAGCTGTTGCGCGTGCTGGCGCGGCGGCTGCGCCGCACCAACGACAACCTGTCCGATCTCATCTTCACCGACGTGCCGGGCCGCGTCGCCAAGCAGTTGCTGCACCTCGCGCAGCGGTTCGGCACCCGTGAGGGCAATTCCCTGCGGGTCGACCATGAACTCACGCAGGAGGAGATCGCCCAACTGGTCGGCTCCTCGCGCGAAACGGTGAACAAGGCCCTGGCCGATTTCGCCCAGCGCGGGTGGATCCGGGTTCAGGGTAAGAGCATCCTGATCGACAACGCCGAACTGCTGGCACGCCGGGCCAAGCGCTGA
- a CDS encoding LysR family transcriptional regulator ArgP — protein MQIDGQQLAAFAAVIELGSFDAAAQRLHVTPSAVSQRIKALEQRVGQVLVVREKPCTATAAGVPLLRLAAQTALLESEALAEMSGGASQQTRIALAVNADSMATWFTRVFGELTEVLFEIRIEDQDLSARLLREGVVMGAVTTERAPVPGCRVYPLGAMRYIPVATAAYVQRYFPDGFTREAVAVAPSLAWNRDDALQDQLVRKAFRRDIARPAHYIPTSEGFGAAVQAGLGWGMYPEQSIDESFVPITGHHLDVPLFWQCWKLDSPLVAAVTDAVRAAAVSLRGRK, from the coding sequence GTGCAGATCGACGGTCAGCAGCTGGCTGCCTTCGCCGCGGTGATCGAGCTGGGCAGCTTCGACGCCGCGGCGCAGCGGCTGCATGTGACACCGTCGGCGGTCAGCCAGCGCATCAAGGCACTCGAGCAGCGGGTCGGCCAGGTGCTGGTGGTGCGCGAAAAACCCTGCACGGCAACGGCTGCCGGGGTTCCACTGCTTCGGCTGGCAGCGCAGACCGCGCTGTTGGAGTCTGAAGCGCTCGCCGAGATGAGTGGCGGCGCCTCACAGCAGACCCGGATTGCCTTGGCGGTCAACGCCGATTCGATGGCCACGTGGTTCACCCGGGTGTTCGGCGAGTTGACCGAGGTGCTCTTCGAGATCCGGATCGAAGACCAGGATCTGTCGGCACGCCTGCTGCGAGAGGGCGTGGTGATGGGCGCGGTGACCACCGAGCGCGCACCTGTTCCGGGCTGCCGGGTATATCCGCTCGGGGCGATGCGGTACATCCCGGTGGCCACCGCCGCGTACGTGCAACGTTATTTTCCCGACGGGTTCACCCGCGAGGCGGTCGCGGTGGCGCCGTCATTGGCGTGGAATCGCGACGACGCACTGCAGGACCAGTTGGTGCGCAAGGCGTTCCGCAGAGACATCGCGAGGCCGGCGCATTACATCCCGACTTCCGAGGGGTTCGGTGCCGCGGTGCAGGCCGGGCTGGGATGGGGCATGTATCCCGAGCAGAGCATCGACGAGTCGTTCGTGCCGATCACGGGCCACCACCTCGATGTGCCGTTGTTCTGGCAGTGCTGGAAGCTCGACAGCCCACTGGTCGCGGCGGTCACCGACGCGGTGCGTGCGGCCGCGGTGAGTTTGCGAGGGCGCAAGTAG
- a CDS encoding lipoprotein LpqH, translating into MGTLLTACGADGGRDGRADDRPKPIGLPYAEPQVVVDGAPLAGLDPKMFTCQDKPGQRIILSGPDVKDGGLGLTLSVDEPRTLESFSFKLDGVQYSAADNRPNTKASVTHDGDRYTIEGVAQSWDVEPAVFKPFTASFTCKSIG; encoded by the coding sequence GTGGGCACGCTGCTTACGGCCTGCGGCGCCGACGGCGGACGGGACGGTAGGGCCGACGACCGCCCGAAGCCGATCGGGCTCCCGTATGCGGAACCACAAGTCGTGGTCGACGGCGCGCCGTTGGCCGGGCTGGACCCAAAGATGTTCACCTGTCAGGACAAGCCTGGACAGCGAATCATTCTGAGCGGGCCCGACGTCAAAGACGGTGGGCTGGGGTTGACCCTCTCCGTCGATGAACCGCGCACCCTTGAGAGCTTCTCGTTCAAGCTTGACGGGGTGCAATACAGCGCCGCCGATAACCGGCCGAATACAAAAGCGTCGGTGACACACGATGGCGACCGCTACACCATCGAAGGCGTCGCGCAGAGTTGGGATGTCGAGCCGGCCGTGTTCAAGCCCTTTACGGCGTCGTTCACCTGCAAATCGATCGGTTGA
- a CDS encoding LacI family DNA-binding transcriptional regulator, producing the protein MADVATAAGVSRTLVSFILDGKPGASEETRQRVLAVAEEIGYRPDAAARLLAQGRSRTIGVLTDVHQLFQAELVTNIYPAAEQRGYDMLLSANLHDHAEATFVESLLSHRCGSLILLGPRSSQDYLHQLADRVPTVVVGRRMPNILEASGTLATVRTNDAKGMRLAVDYLVGLGHRDIHHVDGGDDPGSADRRRAYRAAMRSHGLADHIAVIPGAHNEQAGASAARTMLDAGKLPTAVLAGNDRCALGLLDVFTRAGIAIPGELSLMGYDDSHLSDNPRIDLTTIHQDAPELAHHAVDLAVEMLEGRRAEPTDVVLEPKLVVRSTTAPA; encoded by the coding sequence ATGGCCGATGTCGCCACGGCAGCCGGGGTATCGCGCACGCTGGTGTCGTTCATCCTCGACGGCAAGCCCGGCGCCAGCGAGGAGACCCGCCAACGCGTGCTGGCGGTCGCCGAGGAGATCGGTTACCGACCCGATGCGGCAGCCCGACTCCTTGCGCAGGGGCGCAGCCGCACCATCGGCGTGCTCACCGATGTGCACCAGCTGTTCCAGGCCGAGTTGGTGACGAACATCTATCCGGCCGCCGAGCAGCGCGGCTACGACATGCTGTTGTCGGCCAACCTCCACGACCACGCCGAGGCCACATTCGTCGAATCACTACTGAGCCACCGCTGCGGCAGCCTGATCTTGTTGGGGCCCAGGTCAAGTCAAGACTATCTGCACCAACTGGCCGACCGCGTGCCGACCGTCGTGGTGGGCCGCAGGATGCCGAACATCCTTGAGGCATCCGGCACGCTCGCGACCGTCCGCACCAATGACGCCAAAGGCATGCGCCTGGCTGTCGACTACCTGGTCGGCCTCGGGCACCGCGACATCCACCATGTCGACGGCGGTGACGATCCCGGCTCGGCCGACCGCAGGCGTGCCTACCGCGCCGCGATGCGCAGCCACGGCCTGGCCGACCACATCGCCGTCATCCCCGGTGCCCACAACGAGCAGGCCGGGGCGTCGGCCGCGCGCACGATGCTCGACGCCGGGAAGCTGCCCACCGCAGTTCTGGCCGGCAACGATCGTTGCGCGCTCGGCCTGCTCGACGTGTTCACCCGCGCCGGGATCGCCATTCCCGGCGAACTGTCGCTGATGGGCTACGACGACAGCCACCTGTCGGACAACCCGCGCATCGACCTCACCACCATCCATCAGGACGCCCCCGAACTCGCCCACCATGCAGTGGATCTGGCGGTGGAAATGCTCGAGGGCCGACGCGCCGAACCGACGGACGTGGTGCTCGAGCCCAAGCTTGTCGTGCGTTCCACGACGGCTCCCGCCTGA
- a CDS encoding MarR family winged helix-turn-helix transcriptional regulator, producing MTAVFEDVDPLALERQVCFALAVANRAVLSVYRPLLAPLGLTHPQYLVMLALWDNAKSSQEPLSVKQIAALLQMDSATMSPMLKRLEALGLITRSRSAADERTTNVALTAQGSRLRRKALKIPPAVVERLGVELGELEHLHEVLTRINAAAVAAGALDAETD from the coding sequence ATGACCGCAGTCTTCGAAGACGTCGATCCGCTCGCACTGGAACGGCAGGTGTGCTTCGCTCTCGCGGTGGCCAACCGGGCGGTGCTGTCGGTGTACCGGCCGTTGCTCGCGCCGCTCGGCCTGACGCATCCGCAGTATCTGGTGATGCTGGCCTTGTGGGACAACGCCAAATCGAGTCAGGAACCGTTGTCGGTCAAGCAGATTGCTGCGCTGCTGCAAATGGACTCGGCCACCATGTCTCCCATGCTCAAGCGGCTGGAGGCGCTCGGGTTGATCACCCGGTCACGTAGTGCGGCCGACGAGCGCACGACCAATGTCGCGCTGACGGCGCAGGGGAGCAGGTTGCGGCGCAAGGCGCTGAAGATCCCGCCCGCCGTGGTGGAACGGCTCGGCGTCGAGCTCGGCGAACTCGAGCACCTGCACGAGGTGCTGACCCGGATCAACGCGGCAGCCGTGGCCGCGGGCGCGCTCGACGCCGAAACGGACTGA
- a CDS encoding MmcQ/YjbR family DNA-binding protein, with the protein MLDADDVRRIALSFPETTEKVRWHHPTFDVAGKMFVTVPDDETSFAVRCPRFDREELIAAEPHKFWVPPHEAPSAWVRVRLAALEDSQELRDILYDSWQQAAPGRLTEAEDS; encoded by the coding sequence GTGCTCGACGCCGACGACGTGCGCCGTATCGCACTGTCCTTTCCCGAGACCACGGAGAAGGTGCGCTGGCACCACCCCACGTTCGACGTGGCGGGCAAGATGTTCGTGACCGTCCCGGATGACGAAACCTCTTTCGCAGTCCGCTGCCCCAGGTTCGACCGCGAGGAGTTGATCGCGGCCGAGCCACACAAATTCTGGGTGCCACCTCACGAGGCGCCGTCGGCATGGGTGCGGGTTCGGTTGGCTGCGCTCGAGGATTCGCAAGAGCTGCGCGACATCCTGTATGACTCCTGGCAACAGGCCGCCCCCGGCCGGCTCACCGAGGCCGAGGATTCCTGA
- a CDS encoding Gfo/Idh/MocA family protein, with amino-acid sequence MSDLRVAVLGVGLMGADHVVRIRDRISGARVSVVNDYLTDKAEEIADRIPGCRAIADPLDAIADTDVDAVVLATPGATHEKQLLACLEHGKPVMCEKPLTTDVETSLEVVRREAELGKRLIQVGFMRRFDDEYMALKALIDDGGLGRPLVLHCAHRNPAVPHGFDSAMVVRDSLVHEVDVTRYLFDEEIVAIQIIKPAPNPSGPEGLADPQIAILRTASGRHVDVELFVHTGVAYEVRTEVVGEKGSAMIGLDVGLVRRTGPGIWGGQITPSFRERFGRAYDTEIQRWVDAVHAGVNVDGPTAWDGYAAAAVCAAGVESLQTGLPVDVNLVARESIPGA; translated from the coding sequence ATGTCCGATCTACGCGTAGCCGTCCTCGGCGTCGGTCTGATGGGTGCCGACCACGTCGTCCGGATCAGAGACCGGATCTCCGGCGCCCGGGTCTCGGTGGTCAACGACTACCTGACCGACAAGGCAGAGGAGATCGCCGACCGCATCCCGGGCTGCCGCGCCATCGCCGATCCGCTGGACGCCATCGCCGACACCGATGTCGACGCTGTCGTGCTGGCAACCCCGGGCGCAACGCACGAGAAGCAACTGCTGGCCTGCCTGGAGCACGGCAAGCCGGTGATGTGCGAGAAGCCGCTGACCACCGATGTCGAGACGTCGTTGGAGGTCGTGAGGCGCGAAGCCGAACTCGGTAAGCGCCTGATCCAGGTCGGTTTCATGCGCCGCTTCGACGACGAGTACATGGCGTTGAAGGCCCTCATCGACGACGGCGGGCTGGGCCGGCCGCTCGTGCTGCACTGCGCGCACCGCAATCCCGCCGTGCCACACGGTTTCGACAGTGCCATGGTGGTGCGGGATTCCCTTGTGCACGAGGTCGACGTGACCCGCTACCTGTTCGACGAAGAGATCGTCGCCATCCAGATCATCAAGCCGGCCCCCAACCCGTCCGGCCCCGAAGGTCTCGCCGATCCCCAGATCGCGATCCTGCGCACCGCGAGCGGCAGGCATGTCGACGTGGAACTGTTCGTCCACACCGGCGTCGCGTACGAGGTTCGCACCGAGGTCGTCGGTGAAAAGGGTTCGGCGATGATCGGTTTGGATGTCGGACTGGTGCGCAGGACTGGCCCCGGCATCTGGGGCGGACAGATCACGCCCAGCTTCCGGGAACGGTTCGGCCGCGCCTACGACACCGAGATCCAGCGGTGGGTCGACGCCGTCCATGCCGGTGTGAACGTCGACGGCCCGACCGCGTGGGACGGCTATGCGGCCGCCGCGGTATGCGCGGCCGGCGTCGAATCCCTGCAGACCGGCCTGCCGGTCGATGTCAACCTCGTTGCCCGCGAATCGATCCCAGGAGCTTGA